A DNA window from Solanum lycopersicum chromosome 3, SLM_r2.1 contains the following coding sequences:
- the LOC101251458 gene encoding methyl-CpG-binding domain-containing protein 11-like, translating into MASNNMELPAPLSWKKLLMPKKGIRAKKNEVVFVAPTGEEIRNKRQLEKYLKTHNGNPGMSEFDWTTGETPRRSARISQKVKAMPLPAVLEPAKKRQRTSSSTKKEEEMDAANAEKENMDKKEMESVIEATEGLENKENVVDNETVDKEVDTEHKKDEELSGGEVLQKQKSEASNDALVEDGGKLAQNGIEDTIVEVEIEDKGDEMGAYKENIEHKIEGEISGTEVSDRKTETSNDTQFGDGSKMAENVSVVTTAIDADFWNDSMDKDYFKGAFANAVIGDTNAAEAGIEVGEKPGYGENLESQIDIEISGADDMNHDMPDMVASERNVAGGETLNIQDPAFVEGTGGFHEEHRPLEEEKNKNSTGLVMDNGQINQPERAHTPQHQSSATISC; encoded by the exons ATGGCAAGTAACAATATGGAGCTTCCTGCGCCTCTGTCTTGGAAGAAACTG CTCATGCCGAAAAAGGGTATAAGAGCAAAGAAGAATGAGGTTGTATTTGTTGCTCCAACAGGAGAGGAGATAAGGAACAAGAGGCAGTTGGAGAAGTACCTGAAAACACACAATGGAAATCCTGGTATGTCAGAATTTGATTGGACTACTGGTGAGACTCCGAGGAGATCAGCACGGATCAGTCAGAAGGTTAAGGCAATGCCACTTCCAGCAGTGCTTGAGCCAGCAAAGAAACGACAACGTACGTCTTCATctacaaaaaaagaagaggaaatgGATGCCGCAAATGCAGAGAAGGAAAACATGGACAAGAAAGAAATGGAATCTGTCATAGAAGCAACGGAAGGCTTGGAAAACAAGGAGAATGTAGTAGACAATGAAACGGTGGACAAGGAAGTAGACACAGAGCACAAGAAAGATGAGGAATTGTCTGGTGGAGAGGTCTTGCAGAAGCAGAAATCTGAAGCCAGTAATGACGCTCTAGTCGAGGATGGTGGCAAGCTGGCTCAAAATGGCATAGAGGATACTATAGTAGAAGTTGAAATAGAGGACAAGGGGGATGAGATGGGCGCTTATAAGGAAAATATTGAGCATAAAATAGAAGGGGAAATCTCTGGTACAGAGGTTTCAGATAGGAAAACTGAGACCAGCAATGATACTCAGTTTGGGGATGGAAGTAAAATGGCTGAAAACGTTTCAGTGGTGACTACAGCAATCGATGCAGACTTCTGGAATGATTCCATGGACAAGGACTATTTCAAGGGAGCTTTTGCAAATGCTGTAATTGGAGATACAAATGCTGCTGAAGCAGGAATAGAAGTCGGGGAGAAACCAGGATACGGGGAAAATCTAGAGTCCCAGATTGACATAGAAATTAGTGGAGCAGATGATATGAATCACGACATGCCAGATATGGTCGCATCAGAGAGAAATGTCGCCGGAGGGGAGACGTTGAACATTCAGGACCCTGCATTTGTTGAAGGAACTGGTGGTTTCCATGAAGAGCATAGGCCGCTGgaagaggagaaaaataagAACAGTACTGGTCTGGTGATGGATAATGGCCAGATTAACCAGCCAGAGCGGGCACATACCCCGCAACATCAATCTTCCGCTACCATAAGTTGCTGA
- the LOC101252269 gene encoding cucumber peeling cupredoxin-like translates to MYKMMCVIVFGVLAVANMMQDATAQTVHVVGDTMSWIVPSNSAAAYTNWAAGKTFSVGDILVFNFMTGRHDVLQVEKTSFDGCNSQNAIGSAIMTGPANMTLNSTGEHYYICTFGMHCINGQKLAITVSNSTATPGANPPVVRQPEACAPTPSAAGPSNSVPGGRAPPPTPSSSTTVLASFVISLTAIALASLL, encoded by the exons ATGTACAAAATGATGTGTGTAATCGTCTTTGGTGTTTTAGCCGTTGCAAATATGATGCAAGATGCAACAGCTCAAACGGTGCATGTGGTTGGGGACACCATGAGTTGGATCGTACCAAGCAATAGCGCGGCAGCTTATACAAATTGGGCTGCTGGGAAAACCTTCAGCGTGGGTGACATTCTAG TATTCAATTTCATGACCGGCCGACATGACGTGCTGCAAGTAGAAAAAACATCGTTCGATGGTTGCAATTCACAGAATGCCATTGGGAGTGCTATAATGACAGGACCAGCCAATATGACTCTAAACTCTACCGGAGAACACTACTATATTTGCACTTTTGGTATGCACTGCATAAATGGCCAGAAATTAGCTATTACAGTTTCGAACAGCACTGCAACTCCAGGAGCCAACCCTCCTGTTGTACGACAACCAGAAGCTTGTGCACCTACACCCTCTGCTGCAGGACCTTCAAATTCTGTTCCAGGTGGTCGTGCTCCTCCTCCTACACCTTCGTCCTCAACGACTGTGTTGGCCAGTTTTGTAATCAGTCTGACCGCCATTGCCTTGGCCTCTTTACTTTAA